Below is a genomic region from Billgrantia tianxiuensis.
TCCTGGCGGCGGCGGGTAATGACCGGCTCGCTGCATCAAGTCGGCACGGTTGACGCCGGCCCAGGCGACCTTGATGCGCACTTCTCCGGCGGCGGGGCCGGGCACGCCGGGGTGCTCGAGCCAGAGCAGGCGATCTTCATCGACGGCAATGGCATGCATGGCGATCTCCTAGGTTGCGGTCTCGGCGAGGCGGGCTTCCAGGGCATCCAGCAGGGCGGCGGGCTCCTCGGCATCAATAAGGCAGGATCGGGTACGGGCGTTGAGGAAGCCGTGCTCCACGGTACTGTCGAGGAAAGTCAGCAGTGGGGAATAGAAGCCGGCGGTATCGAGTACGCCGATGGGCTTGTCGTGCAGCCCCAGGTACTGCCAGGTCCAGGCCTCGAATAGCTCTTCCAGGGTACCGATGCCACCGGGCAAGGCGATGAATGCATCGGCGTGAGCCGCCATGCTGGCCTTGCGCTCGTGCATGTTGTTCACGCGAATCAGCGTGGGCAGCCCTTGGTGCGCCTGTTCCCGCTCCACCAGATGATCGGGCATCACCCCAATGACGTCACCGCCGCCTTCCAGCACGGCGTTGGCCAACGCG
It encodes:
- a CDS encoding TIGR00730 family Rossman fold protein produces the protein MSRFCVYLGSRDGRDPAFLEATRALGRELAARGHCLVYGGARIGLMGALANAVLEGGGDVIGVMPDHLVEREQAHQGLPTLIRVNNMHERKASMAAHADAFIALPGGIGTLEELFEAWTWQYLGLHDKPIGVLDTAGFYSPLLTFLDSTVEHGFLNARTRSCLIDAEEPAALLDALEARLAETAT